In Pseudonocardia sp. C8, one genomic interval encodes:
- a CDS encoding DUF692 domain-containing protein, whose amino-acid sequence MTGPRGTGAGWRGAIAAVLDDVPGLGFHEVIAESIRPDAVPEPLRRRDVVVHGVRLSLGSAGGVEPARVAHLAASAAATDAVLVSEHVAFVRAGGLEAGHLLPLPRTREALDVLAANVARTRAELDVPLALEPIAALIDWPDDEYGEAEFLARLHGRTGAPLLLDVANVHVNALNRGRDPRAEMDALLAALPPEAIAYCHVAGGAEHDGLLHDTHTDPVPDAVLALLAHTVAQLPTPPPVMLERDGRYPPAGELRAELAAIAAAAGHPAPCGAGSGAR is encoded by the coding sequence ATGACGGGTCCACGCGGCACCGGCGCCGGCTGGCGGGGCGCGATCGCCGCCGTGCTCGACGACGTGCCGGGGCTCGGGTTCCACGAGGTGATCGCCGAGTCGATCCGGCCGGACGCCGTCCCGGAGCCGCTGCGGCGGCGCGACGTCGTCGTCCACGGGGTCCGGCTGTCGCTCGGATCCGCCGGCGGGGTCGAGCCCGCCCGGGTGGCGCACCTCGCCGCCTCCGCCGCGGCGACGGACGCCGTGCTGGTCAGCGAGCACGTCGCGTTCGTCCGCGCCGGCGGGCTCGAGGCGGGGCACCTGCTGCCGCTGCCCCGGACCCGGGAGGCGCTGGACGTGCTCGCGGCGAACGTCGCGCGGACCCGCGCCGAGCTGGACGTGCCGCTGGCGCTGGAGCCGATCGCGGCCCTGATCGACTGGCCCGACGACGAGTACGGCGAGGCCGAGTTCCTGGCCCGGTTGCACGGCCGCACCGGCGCGCCGCTGCTGCTCGACGTCGCGAACGTGCACGTGAACGCGCTGAACCGGGGCCGGGACCCGCGCGCCGAGATGGACGCGCTGCTGGCCGCGCTGCCGCCGGAGGCGATCGCGTACTGCCATGTCGCCGGCGGTGCCGAGCACGACGGGCTGCTCCACGACACGCACACCGACCCGGTCCCGGACGCCGTGCTCGCACTGCTCGCGCACACGGTCGCGCAGCTGCCGACACCCCCGCCGGTGATGCTGGAACGCGACGGCCGCTACCCGCCCGCCGGTGAGCTGCGCGCCGAGCTGGCGGCGATCGCCGCGGCAGCAGGGCACCCGGCGCCGTGCGGGGCGGGGAGCGGTGCGCGATGA